One segment of Haloplanus natans DSM 17983 DNA contains the following:
- a CDS encoding S1C family serine protease encodes MTDQGPSRRGLLRAGALALTAGLAGCGSAAPTAGGADTSAADATTAGPSPYTRVYTEAIDSVMLVRTDQGSGTGWVYDDTFVVTNAHVVGSATTVDLRTRDGRWYTGEVVGTDRNSDLAVIEAADLPDAATPLPLSGSPATIGQEVVAIGNPFDLDGSVTTGIVSGTDRSIPAPTGFSIPDAIQTDAAVNPGNSGGPLMDLGGSVLAVINSGGGDNIAFGISAALARRVLPELIESGSYEHSFMGVAIEPVTPTVAEANGLDEPRGLLVTDLAPNGPAADVLQPSDGAETVDGESVPVGGDVLLAIEGTPTDTTEALGSYLALETRPGDTVSLTILRDGSERTVELELGTRPTRPSPS; translated from the coding sequence ATGACCGATCAGGGACCAAGCCGACGGGGCTTGCTTCGCGCCGGTGCGCTCGCGCTGACGGCGGGACTCGCGGGCTGTGGATCGGCGGCGCCGACTGCCGGCGGGGCGGATACGTCGGCGGCGGACGCGACGACGGCTGGGCCGAGCCCGTACACCCGCGTCTACACGGAGGCCATCGACTCCGTGATGCTCGTCCGAACCGACCAGGGGAGCGGCACGGGATGGGTGTACGACGACACGTTCGTGGTGACCAACGCTCACGTCGTCGGCTCGGCGACGACCGTCGACCTCCGAACCCGCGACGGCCGATGGTACACCGGTGAGGTGGTGGGAACCGACCGCAACAGCGATCTGGCGGTGATCGAAGCCGCCGACCTGCCGGACGCGGCGACCCCGCTCCCGCTCTCGGGGTCGCCGGCGACCATCGGCCAGGAAGTCGTCGCCATCGGCAACCCGTTCGACCTCGACGGCTCGGTCACGACGGGCATCGTCAGCGGGACGGATCGCTCCATCCCGGCACCGACGGGGTTCAGCATCCCCGACGCCATCCAGACGGACGCGGCGGTCAACCCCGGCAACAGCGGCGGGCCGCTGATGGACCTCGGCGGATCGGTGCTCGCCGTCATCAACTCCGGCGGCGGCGACAACATCGCCTTCGGCATCTCCGCGGCGCTGGCCCGCCGGGTGCTCCCCGAACTGATCGAGTCCGGATCGTACGAGCACTCGTTCATGGGTGTCGCCATCGAACCGGTGACGCCGACCGTCGCCGAGGCGAACGGCCTCGACGAGCCACGGGGGCTGCTCGTGACCGATCTGGCGCCGAACGGCCCGGCCGCCGACGTGTTGCAACCGTCCGACGGCGCGGAGACGGTCGACGGCGAGAGCGTCCCCGTCGGCGGCGACGTGTTGCTCGCTATCGAGGGGACGCCGACGGACACGACGGAGGCGCTGGGAAGCTATCTCGCCCTGGAGACACGGCCCGGGGATACGGTGTCGCTGACGATTCTGCGCGACGGGAGCGAGCGGACGGTCGAGTTGGAACTCGGCACGCGACCGACGCGGCCGTCGCCGTCGTAG
- a CDS encoding metallophosphoesterase family protein yields MGRYVTSDHHFGHANIIDYCDRPFSSVGEMNTALLDRYYETVTTEDVLVHPGDVAMDMQDGRETVEYYRGYRGPIVVELDPPYRMAAVVGETVDYLRERR; encoded by the coding sequence ATGGGCCGATACGTCACCTCGGATCACCATTTCGGCCACGCGAACATCATCGACTACTGCGACCGGCCGTTCAGTAGCGTCGGGGAGATGAACACGGCGCTGCTCGACCGGTACTACGAGACGGTGACCACCGAAGATGTCCTCGTCCATCCCGGCGACGTGGCGATGGACATGCAGGACGGGCGGGAGACGGTCGAGTATTACCGAGGCTACCGCGGGCCGATCGTCGTCGAACTCGATCCGCCGTATCGGATGGCAGCCGTCGTCGGCGAGACGGTCGACTACCTGCGCGAACGGCGCTGA